From a region of the Lactuca sativa cultivar Salinas chromosome 4, Lsat_Salinas_v11, whole genome shotgun sequence genome:
- the LOC111886809 gene encoding stress-response A/B barrel domain-containing protein HS1 → MGEVKHILLAKFKDDVSQEQIDLLIKGYANLVNHVEPMKSFRWGKDVSVENLHQGFTHVFESSFETTEGIATYISHPAHVEFADSFLAQLDKVLVVDYKPTAVEP, encoded by the exons ATGGGAGAAGTGAAGCACATACTTCTAGCCAAGTTCAAGGATGATGTCTCGCAAGAACAGATCGATCTTCTCATCAAGGGTTATGCGAATCTCGTCAATCACGTAGAGCCCATGAAATCCTTTCGATG GGGAAAAGATGTGAGCGTTGAAAACCTGCATCAAGGCTTCACTCATGTATTTGAATCGAGTTTTGAAACCACCGAAGGGATTGCAACTTATATATCTCATCCAGCCCATGTCGAGTTCGCTGATAGTTTCCTGGCTCAACTTGATAAAGTCCTGGTTGTTGATTACAAACCTACAGCAGTTGAGCCATGA
- the LOC111886782 gene encoding FACT complex subunit SSRP1 isoform X1, translating into MADGHLFNNISLGGRGGANPGQLKVHPGGILWKKQGGGKAVEVDKSDISGLTWMKVPRTNQLAVRIKDGLKYKFTGFRDQDVISLTNFFQNSCGLTTEEKQLSISGKNWGEVDLNGNMLSFLVGSKQAFEVSLADVSQTQLQGKNDVILEFHVDDTTGANEKDSLMEISFHIPTNNTQFVGDENRPPAQVFREKIMSMADVGAGGEEAVVTFEGIAILTPRGRYNVELHLSFLRLQGQANDFKIQFSSVVRVFVLPKSNQPHTFVVVTLDPPIRKGQTMYPHIVLQFETDYVVESTLSINEDLFATKYKDKLEPSYKGLIHEVFTMVLRGLSGTKLTRPGKFRSCQDGYAVKSSLKAEDGVLYPLEKSFFFLPKPPTLILYDEIDYVEFERHAAGGSNMHYFDLLIRLKTEQEHLFRNIQRNEYHNLFDFINSKGLKIMNLGAAKTTKDGVAAVLQDEEDDNVDPHLERIKNEAGVDDSDEEDEDFVIDKDDGGSPTDDSGGDDSDGSQSGGEKEKEKPVKKETKKEAAPTSSKPSSSKKRPKANEDDGSKKRKPKKKKDPNAPKRAMSGFMFFSQIERENVKKDIPGISFQEIGRVLGERWNKLTVEEKEPYEAKALADKKRYLDELSSYKPQPTNSPNNSE; encoded by the exons ATGGCAGATGGCCACTTATTCAACAATATATCTCTCGGAGGTCGTGGGGGCGCC AATCCAGGTCAGCTTAAAGTTCATCCAGGTGGTATATTATGGAAGAAACAAGGAGGTGGTAAGGCTGTTGAAGTTGATAAATCTGATATTTCTGGTCTTACATGGATGAAAGTTCCACGGACTAATCAGCTTGCTGTTAGAATCAAAGATGGTTTGAAGTACAAGTTCACTGGTTTTCGTGATCAG GATGTTATTAGCCTGACCAACTTTTTCCAGAACTCCTGTGGGTTAACAACAGAAGAGAAACAGCTTTCTATTAGTGGGAAAAACTGGGGAGAAGTTGATTTAAATG gCAATATGTTGTCTTTTCTTGTTGGCTCAAAGCAAGCATTTGAAGTCTCCTTAGCTGATGTCTCCCAAACACAGCTACAAGGAAAGAATGATGTCATATTGGAATTCCATGTGGATGACACAACTGGTGCAAATGAG AAAGATTCTTTGATGGAGATAAGTTTTCATATTCCCACTAACAACACACAGTTTGTTGGTGATGAAAATCGTCCACCTGCACAGGTATTCCGTGAGAAAATAATGTCAATGGCAGATGTTGGTGCTGGAGGCGAGGAAGCAGTTGTTACATTTGAGGGCATTGCAATTCTTACTCCAAG GGGTCGATACAATGTTGAACTTCACTTATCCTTTTTGAGACTTCAAGGGCAAGCCAATGATTTCAAAATCCAGTTCAGCAGTGTAGTTCGTGTATTTGTACTACCCAAG TCAAACCAACCACATACATTTGTGGTTGTTACTCTCGATCCACCTATTCGTAAAGGGCAAACCATGTATCCACATATCGTGTTGCAG TTTGAAACGGATTATGTGGTGGAAAGCACCTTGTCAATAAATGAAGATCTATTTGCTACTAAATACAAGGACAAACTAGAACCATCTTATAAG GGGCTGATTCATGAAGTGTTCACAATGGTATTAAGAGGCTTATCTGGCACAAAACTCACAAGACCAGGGAAATTCAGAAGTTGTCAAGATGGTTATGCTGTGAAGTCATCTTTAAAAGCAGAAGATGGTGTTCTTTATCCACTTGAAAAGAGTTTCTTCTTTCTACCAAAACCTCCTACTCTTATCCTATATGACGAG ATTGATTATGTGGAATTTGAAAGGCACGCTGCTGGAGGATCAAATATGCATTATTTTGATCTTCTTATTAGACTGAAGACAGAACAAGAACATCTTTTCAGGAACATTCAGAGAAACGAATATCACAATCTCTTTGATTTCATCAA TTCTAAAGGTCTTAAAATCATGAATCTTGGTGCTGCAAAAACCACAAAAGATGGCGTTGCTGCTGTGCTGCAGGATGAGGAAGATGATAATGTTGACCCGCATCTTGAGAGGATCAAGAATGAAGCTGGTGTAGATGATAGTGATGAGGAG GATGAAGATTTTGTTATTGACAAAGATGATGGAGGGTCACCTACTGATGATTCCGGGGGAGATGATTCTGATGGTAGTCAAAGTGGAGGCGAAAAGGAAAAGGAG aaacctGTGAAGAAGGAAACCAAGAAAGAAGCTGCTCCTACTTCTTCTAAGCCGTCTTCAAGTAAGAAGAGACCCAAAGCCAATGAAGACGATGGATCAAAGAAGAGAAaaccaaagaagaagaaagaCCCAAATGCCCCCAAGAGGGCAATGAGCGGTTTCATGTTCTTCTCACAGATCGAAAGAGAG AATGTCAAGAAGGACATCCCTGGTATCTCATTTCAAGAGATTGGAAGGGTTCTTGGCGAACGATGGAACAAATTaacag TTGAGGAGAAGGAACCGTATGAAGCAAAGGCTTTGGCAGACAAAAAACGATACCTAGATGAACTCAGCAGCTACAAACCACAACCAACAAATTCACCCAACAATTCTGAGTGA
- the LOC111886782 gene encoding FACT complex subunit SSRP1 isoform X2, giving the protein MKVPRTNQLAVRIKDGLKYKFTGFRDQDVISLTNFFQNSCGLTTEEKQLSISGKNWGEVDLNGNMLSFLVGSKQAFEVSLADVSQTQLQGKNDVILEFHVDDTTGANEKDSLMEISFHIPTNNTQFVGDENRPPAQVFREKIMSMADVGAGGEEAVVTFEGIAILTPRGRYNVELHLSFLRLQGQANDFKIQFSSVVRVFVLPKSNQPHTFVVVTLDPPIRKGQTMYPHIVLQFETDYVVESTLSINEDLFATKYKDKLEPSYKGLIHEVFTMVLRGLSGTKLTRPGKFRSCQDGYAVKSSLKAEDGVLYPLEKSFFFLPKPPTLILYDEIDYVEFERHAAGGSNMHYFDLLIRLKTEQEHLFRNIQRNEYHNLFDFINSKGLKIMNLGAAKTTKDGVAAVLQDEEDDNVDPHLERIKNEAGVDDSDEEDEDFVIDKDDGGSPTDDSGGDDSDGSQSGGEKEKEKPVKKETKKEAAPTSSKPSSSKKRPKANEDDGSKKRKPKKKKDPNAPKRAMSGFMFFSQIERENVKKDIPGISFQEIGRVLGERWNKLTVEEKEPYEAKALADKKRYLDELSSYKPQPTNSPNNSE; this is encoded by the exons ATGAAAGTTCCACGGACTAATCAGCTTGCTGTTAGAATCAAAGATGGTTTGAAGTACAAGTTCACTGGTTTTCGTGATCAG GATGTTATTAGCCTGACCAACTTTTTCCAGAACTCCTGTGGGTTAACAACAGAAGAGAAACAGCTTTCTATTAGTGGGAAAAACTGGGGAGAAGTTGATTTAAATG gCAATATGTTGTCTTTTCTTGTTGGCTCAAAGCAAGCATTTGAAGTCTCCTTAGCTGATGTCTCCCAAACACAGCTACAAGGAAAGAATGATGTCATATTGGAATTCCATGTGGATGACACAACTGGTGCAAATGAG AAAGATTCTTTGATGGAGATAAGTTTTCATATTCCCACTAACAACACACAGTTTGTTGGTGATGAAAATCGTCCACCTGCACAGGTATTCCGTGAGAAAATAATGTCAATGGCAGATGTTGGTGCTGGAGGCGAGGAAGCAGTTGTTACATTTGAGGGCATTGCAATTCTTACTCCAAG GGGTCGATACAATGTTGAACTTCACTTATCCTTTTTGAGACTTCAAGGGCAAGCCAATGATTTCAAAATCCAGTTCAGCAGTGTAGTTCGTGTATTTGTACTACCCAAG TCAAACCAACCACATACATTTGTGGTTGTTACTCTCGATCCACCTATTCGTAAAGGGCAAACCATGTATCCACATATCGTGTTGCAG TTTGAAACGGATTATGTGGTGGAAAGCACCTTGTCAATAAATGAAGATCTATTTGCTACTAAATACAAGGACAAACTAGAACCATCTTATAAG GGGCTGATTCATGAAGTGTTCACAATGGTATTAAGAGGCTTATCTGGCACAAAACTCACAAGACCAGGGAAATTCAGAAGTTGTCAAGATGGTTATGCTGTGAAGTCATCTTTAAAAGCAGAAGATGGTGTTCTTTATCCACTTGAAAAGAGTTTCTTCTTTCTACCAAAACCTCCTACTCTTATCCTATATGACGAG ATTGATTATGTGGAATTTGAAAGGCACGCTGCTGGAGGATCAAATATGCATTATTTTGATCTTCTTATTAGACTGAAGACAGAACAAGAACATCTTTTCAGGAACATTCAGAGAAACGAATATCACAATCTCTTTGATTTCATCAA TTCTAAAGGTCTTAAAATCATGAATCTTGGTGCTGCAAAAACCACAAAAGATGGCGTTGCTGCTGTGCTGCAGGATGAGGAAGATGATAATGTTGACCCGCATCTTGAGAGGATCAAGAATGAAGCTGGTGTAGATGATAGTGATGAGGAG GATGAAGATTTTGTTATTGACAAAGATGATGGAGGGTCACCTACTGATGATTCCGGGGGAGATGATTCTGATGGTAGTCAAAGTGGAGGCGAAAAGGAAAAGGAG aaacctGTGAAGAAGGAAACCAAGAAAGAAGCTGCTCCTACTTCTTCTAAGCCGTCTTCAAGTAAGAAGAGACCCAAAGCCAATGAAGACGATGGATCAAAGAAGAGAAaaccaaagaagaagaaagaCCCAAATGCCCCCAAGAGGGCAATGAGCGGTTTCATGTTCTTCTCACAGATCGAAAGAGAG AATGTCAAGAAGGACATCCCTGGTATCTCATTTCAAGAGATTGGAAGGGTTCTTGGCGAACGATGGAACAAATTaacag TTGAGGAGAAGGAACCGTATGAAGCAAAGGCTTTGGCAGACAAAAAACGATACCTAGATGAACTCAGCAGCTACAAACCACAACCAACAAATTCACCCAACAATTCTGAGTGA
- the LOC111886776 gene encoding S-protein homolog 29-like, whose protein sequence is MAACGGSMAAAMAAMLIISTSICVSSGKKITVQITNLIRYDNAMVIDCRSSDDDLGQQTLLYGQSMEWRFNPNFSKTTLYYCNAMWEAKQIHFHAYEYMRDNYGCGLDCRWLFTVDGLYAYNSKNESWDFRFSCLV, encoded by the exons ATGGCGGCCTGTGGTGGTTCAATGGCGGCGGCTATGGCAGCAATGTTAATAATAAGCACCTCAATTTGTGTATCAAGTGGTAAAAAAATCACAGTACAAATTACGAATTTGATTAGATATGATAATGCGATGGTTATTGATTGTCGATCGTCAGATGATGATTTGGGACAACAGACGCTGTTATATGGCCAATCGATGGAGTGGAGATTCAATCCCAATTTTTCGAAAACAACATTGTATTATTGCAATGCTATGTGGGAGGCGAAGCAAATTCATTTTCATGCATATGAATACATGAGGGATAATTATGGTTGTGGATTAGATTGTCGCTGGTTGTTTACTGTTGATGGTTTGTATGCATACAACTCGAAGAATGAGTCTTGGGATTTTCGGTTTTCTTG TTTGGTTTAG